The Deinococcus puniceus genome segment AACTCCAAGATTGCCGCCGAAGACCTGAAAACAGAGATGCCTGTGGTTCGCAACGAGTTCGAGTCGGGCGAAAACAGCGCGTTTGGGCTGCTGTACAAGCGGGTGCGCTCGGTGGCCTACGACTGGCACAACTACGGCAATACCGCTATCGGCAACCGCAGCGATGTAGAAAATGTGCCGATTGGGGCGTTGCAAGCTTTTTACCGCAAGTATTACCAGCCCGACAATGCGGTGGTGACGCTGGCAGGCAACTTCGACGCACAGGCCACGCTGAACCTGATGGTGCAGACCTTCGGGCAGATTCGCCGCCCATTTCGCAGCCTGCCCGCGCTGTACACCGAAGAAACCCCGCAAGACGGCGAACGCAGCCTGACCGTGCGGCGTGTGGGCGACGAGCAGATCGCGCTGGCCTCCTACCACATGCCCAGCGTGCGCCATCCCGACATGCCCGCGCTGCTGGTACTGGACGAAATTCTGGCGAACGAACCCGCCGGACGCCTGTACGCCGCGTTGGTGCAGTCCAAGCAGGCCACCGCCATCGGCAGCCTGACCAACAGCGCCAGCGACCCCGGCCTGCTGATGTACGGCGTGGTGCTGGGCAAAGAAGACGATATGGCTAAAGCTCAGGCGACCCTGCTGACCACGCTGGAAAGTGCCGCCAAGACGCCCTTTACCGAAGAAGACGTGACCCGCGTGAGAACCCGTGTGGCGTCGGGCTTCGAGCAACTGTTGACCAAGCCCGAATCGGTGGGCGTGACCCTCAGTGAATACATTGCCGCCGGAGACTGGCGCTTGCTGTTCAAATTGCGCGACGACCTCGGCAAAGTCACGCCCGCCGACGTGCAGCGCGTGGCCGCCACCTATCTGAAGCCCACCAACCGCACCCTCGGCGTGTTTGTGCCCACCGCAGCGCCCGATAACGTGACGATTACCGCCGCCCCCAGCGCCGCCGAACTGCTGAAGGGCTATCAAGGCCGCGCCGCGATTGCCGCCGGAGAAACCATTGCGCCTGAACCCGCCGCCATCGAAGCCCGCGTGACCCGCGAGAAAATCGCGGTAGGGGCGGTGCAAGCAGAAGTGGCTCTGCTGCCCAAAAAGACACGCGGCGAACGGGTGGAATTCGTGCTGAGCGTGGATTTCGGCAACCCCGACACCGTAAAGGCTGACCGGGGAGCCGCCGACTTTATCGCGCCGCTGCTGACTCGCGGCAGCACGGGCCTCACGCGCCAGCAACTCAGCGACCAACTGGAAGCCACCAAAACGCAACTGAACGTGAGCGGCGACGCTACCGGAGTCAGCGTGAGCGTCAGCACAGACCGGGCCAACTTGCCGGGCGCTTTGGCACTGGTAAAGAAGGTGCTGCGCGAACCCGTGTTTCCGCAGGCCGACTTTGAAGAACTGAAAAAAGGCGCTGTAGACGGACTGGAATCCGGGCGCGGCGACCCACAAAGCGTGGCGAGTTTGGCGTTGGCGCGGGCCTTTATGCCTGCCGGAGCCAAACCCGGCGACCTTGGCTACGCGCCCACGCTGGACGAACAACTGGCCGACCTGAAAGCGGTGACGTTGGAGGGGGTGCAGGACTACTACCGCCGCGTGTGGGGAG includes the following:
- a CDS encoding M16 family metallopeptidase; the encoded protein is MRVPTLPATLALTLALSFGAVSSGQTAAPTPAPAAVAALQLPAGVSFVSEVEGIREYRLRNGLRVLLFPDNSQQTFTLNVTYLVGSRHESYGETGMAHLLEHMVFKGTPTSGNILEGLGKRGADFNGTTSEDRTNYFETMTNTGDNLEWAIRMEADRMVNSKIAAEDLKTEMPVVRNEFESGENSAFGLLYKRVRSVAYDWHNYGNTAIGNRSDVENVPIGALQAFYRKYYQPDNAVVTLAGNFDAQATLNLMVQTFGQIRRPFRSLPALYTEETPQDGERSLTVRRVGDEQIALASYHMPSVRHPDMPALLVLDEILANEPAGRLYAALVQSKQATAIGSLTNSASDPGLLMYGVVLGKEDDMAKAQATLLTTLESAAKTPFTEEDVTRVRTRVASGFEQLLTKPESVGVTLSEYIAAGDWRLLFKLRDDLGKVTPADVQRVAATYLKPTNRTLGVFVPTAAPDNVTITAAPSAAELLKGYQGRAAIAAGETIAPEPAAIEARVTREKIAVGAVQAEVALLPKKTRGERVEFVLSVDFGNPDTVKADRGAADFIAPLLTRGSTGLTRQQLSDQLEATKTQLNVSGDATGVSVSVSTDRANLPGALALVKKVLREPVFPQADFEELKKGAVDGLESGRGDPQSVASLALARAFMPAGAKPGDLGYAPTLDEQLADLKAVTLEGVQDYYRRVWGAARIQVSAVGDFDPQTIRAAVPDILNGWTSGVPYARVITPLVTPAAQNLVLNVPDKANAIYLARLNFPLRDDQPDYAALLVAMRVYGSGTDSRLFNRLRQQDGLSYGAGGSTSVSSRDEKASFTAYAIFNPEVTAKVETAMREELDRARKDGFTATEIATAKTALLQEARVARSADRTLAGSLANQLDLGRTYAFSAELEAKISAVTPEQATAALVKYINPANLVIVRAGTFK